TTCATTCCTAACCCCTTAACACGGAACCCATCTTCGAGTCATAGTCATTATCATCTCGAATCCTCCATCACCATTGTTCTCTGTCAGCCACCGGTTATCACCACCGGCCACCGTGAGTGTCATCAATATCCCTGTGGCACCTTCACAACCAATGTAACAGTCACCTTTTTGACCTCCCCCTCCACCGTGATCATTTCGCCATCTCAGTCCAACCCAATACCACCGTAAAAACCAACAACCATCACGCTCGCATCAGATCTCCAAACCGCCACTCACAAGCCACCATGGATATCACCCAACTCACCGTTTCTTTTTCAAATCTCCGCCACCCACTCTGCACCGTCGTGAAACCCTGACCTCCCAGCCGTCGTCGTCTTCTCCCTGCCACACTCTCAACCCCAAAGCATCCACCGGCGTCGGCTATCGCCGCCATATTCCCAGCCGTTACCACTCCGCCATCTATGCTTGCCATCCGAATCTTCAGTCAGCCGGTCTCGCGGCCAACACCATCATCCTTATTCACCTGCACACCCCATATGTTCGTCTGGGCCATGGCCCAGTTTGCTGTTGGAATTAAAATTCCATCCTTGCACCCTTATTCATGTTCGGTTTGttttcttgctttatttttattatttaatgtatcCCTTGTACAGTACCCGCccctttgttttgtttatatttgttaaacttgttttatcattttacataaaatttacaaaaaaatgaacaaaaataaaataaaaataaaacaataaaaaatatataaaactttaaaaaaacatttaatgtaataaatcggtatgagtactcgtgcgatcgtacgcatcagcctagtacttattgcccaaatataaaaagaataaaaagccgtgtgagtgctcgtgcgatcgtacgcatcagcctagtactcattacgcaaaacaataaaaaagaaaaagccgtgtgagtgctcgtgcgatcgtacgcatcagcctagtactcattacgcaaaacaataaaaggaaaaaagccgtgtgagtgctcgtgcgatcgtacgcatcagcctagtactcattacgcaaaaaatatgttttaaaggtttaggcacatgtgtgatcacacgcatcgtccttgtgctaataACCTCTTCAttcttctaaataaaaaataccaaaaaaatgtaaaatcatcaaaaactaaaaaaacatctacttttcaaaACAACGATCAATATCGCCTaggcagaactacgtgatccttgattctccaccaaaagtggagatacgtaggagcaaggccagtccttgtcaggctcactctcccaaaaatccaaatcattttccaaacaaattctcaaacaattctcaaacaaatttccaagcagtttctaaaagaactacgtaaccctgatttctcacatgagaatacgtaggagcaaggtcaatccttgtcgggccccaaaaagctaaaaaatattgtttgtttcttttgagttttattttaagggaaagttaaacattttgaaaaccacatccacattcgcgcatttagttaagggtactgccttagggcaggcgttgtagggtgctaataccttccctacacgtaaccgactcccgaaccaagaatctggttcaatttgaccgtgccttatcattttatggtttttccgtagttttccagaataaactatggtggcgactccaaaatctcttttcaaaatatttagctaattttttattggatcgtcgtcccgtcgcgattccggttgcgacaggtGGCAAGGCATATCCAAAACCTCAGTCATGAGGTGACCATGCATCACATGATGACGACCTTACGACCTGGATCTTTCGTTGATAGCCTTTGCATGAAGCCAACAGAGAACATGGACGAGCTGAGGTAGAGAGTCGCTTGGTTCATGCAGGTGGAAGAGATCTAGGACTTTTGGAGACAGATGAGACAAGAAGCCTTGTCCAGTGATAAGAAGGCATATAAAAAACCACACAGGAAATGGTATGATACCTACTCTAAGGAGCCAACCAAAGGGCCATGCTTTTATTAGTATATTCATCTCAATAGGGCAAGGATCCTCGAAGAAGCTTTGAGTGCCAAGTTGTTGCCTCCTCCCTAGAAGAGGCCTACTCCTTGAAATGTTGATAGCAATAAGCATTGTCTATTTCACAAGAATATGGGACATACAACGTAGGAGCGCACCACCCTACACGACAAGATAGAAGAGTTTATCAAAGCGAATCACCTGAAGAAATATATCAAGATTGAGCGGGAAGAGAGGAGCCCACCTAGCAGGCCCAACCTTGAAAGAAGTTCGCAATGCGAGTCGAGAACAGAACGTCATAAAAAGCCTTTTAGGCGTAAGAGCTTAAGTAGAAGGTGAGATTGTCCGCACAACAATAGTGTCATCGTCAAAATTACATAACATATCTTCTCCTTGGTCGTTCGCTTAATTGGGAATGAATATTGTTTGGCCTTTTCTGATCGACCAGACTCAGAAGAAGTTTATGCTTATCGCTATAGACTACTTTACCAAGTGGGTGAAGGCAGAACCTTTGGCGACCATAACAACTTAGCAAGTGCAAACCTTCGTATGAAAGATCATATGTCGCTTTGATCTTCCCCACACGATCATTACCGACAATGGCTAATAGTTTATCAACAAAAAGTTGGAGGAGTTCTATAATAATTTGTGCATTAAGCATGATACTAGTTTTGTTAAGCATCCTTAGATGAACGACCAAGTTGAAACGCTCAACAAATTTATAGTGGCTGAGCTCAAGTGACATTTAGAAGAGGCAAAAAGAGCTTGGGTAGATGAGCTACCTGAAATTCTATGGGTTTACCAGTGTTCCCTACATGGTACAACTGGAGAAACACCATTCAACTTGACGTATGGTATTGATGTCATGTGTCCCATAAAGGTTAGTTAACCTTCTCTTAAAAGACAAGTAAACGACATAAGTCTTAACGATGCACAACTAAGGGTGAAGTTGGATAACTTAGAAGAGCAAAAGGAAGTGGTCGTCGTCCAGGTAGAAATGTACAAGAGAGTGATAGCACGAAGATACAATACCAAGGTTAAGCTGAGAAGCTTTAACGTAAAAGACCTAGTTTAAAGGAAAACCAATGAAGCTCATAAAAAGTTGGCACATGGTATGTTTGCGTCGAATTGGGAAGGatctttcaaaattataaaagatataaagaatGGAGCATAACACCTTGAACACCCGAACAACAAGAGCGTCTCCAACACTTGATcacatttaaagttttatttgaCTTAAAACATTGTAATGTATGATATTTCCTACCACTAGCACTTTTCCATGAAAGTTTTGGTTGATAAGGTTTTAACGAAATATCTTAAGTCTAGTTCTAAATGTTCAAGGAAGAGTTCGCAAAGAACCCTTACCGACGTTCTAATTGCAAACGGTTAAAAAAGAGTTCTGCATACCAATCGCTCTAATTTCCAACAATAAAGGAAGAGTTATGAAAACTACCACTTGAGAATTAGATAACTTCCTCCATATCCACCGGAGAATTAGATAGCTCTTTTTTAGCCGCTTGGCTTGTGCTTATAGTAATCTTGATGTTCAATAACGCACGCACACCTCAAGAGACTAGTTTCTTTCTAAATTGTAATCACAAACTCTAAGTTGTTGGAGCAAGTTTCCACGTTTGAATTCCATGGCTTCATCCCATTGAAGTCATTAGTTGGGCTTCATCCCATTGAAGTCATTAATTGGATCTTTCTTGCCGAGAACTCGGTGCAAAGCAAGTCCTACACGCTGTTGGGACCTTCAGGCTATTTCTCAAAGTATTTAGGGTGACACCTCTGCCTCTCGTTTCCGTTCACACAACATTTATTGTTTATCTACTATTCCCATTTCAATTGTTGAGTGTTGTGCCTCGGTTGCAACAAAAAATCTAAGGCTTTGTTCTTTTGGGTgtatttgggggagatgatttgaatgaatttgagtggatttaagggtaattttttagttgtttttttgagtggatttgtggataattgagagtggatttggaagtaaagtttgtgagaattagtgtagaatttgattgatgtgatagattttaaaaattagtttaattggtaaaaattaaagattaccaaaaatgtccctaattataaaagtaatataaaatgttatttataaatgttatatttaattgtaaaaatgtttataaagagaaaaaaaattatgaataatttataaaattaatgtttaaaaattataaaaattaaataatcaacttatttttaataaattagaaaatataatccaTTCTATAACATATTCATATCACGTGAAATTGAGAGtataaaatacaacaaaaaatatattttaaatttaaatagttgAAAGtatatacctaattttattaagatgtagatctttttaaattataatattaaaataattatacaaaaaactgaaaaataaaataaagaggtGTTAGTTTGGAAAAGGAAATGACCTTGGTCAAACTTCATACCGCTGTAACCGGTTACGACTCTGCTGTAACCAGTTACGTCACCCTCGTCGTTCTGTAACAATTGAAGGACACATACGACTTTTTCGCAACAATCCACTCAAATCTCTTCGATTTTGCGAGTGACCAAAATCGAGGGTATCCCACAAATCCATTCTCGACGATCCATCATTTTCCTCTCAAACGACAACACAGTTTGTAATTCATCACCCGCAATTTCGCTTGAACAGTATTATCTGTTCATGCGAACACAACCTAAATGATGTTTGACCCAACATTAAACACATTTTCCTTTTAGTCTTTCACAGTTTTTCCCATCATATCATGTGTTGCGCTTTTTTTAATGACAACCGAACACAACCAACGCCGTAAGGTCATTATTACAGCTGGAAATTTTAGCTGTAaggaaaataattttgttaaccTGTATCGGACACCGGATTGCTTCTGGTCCTAATGCCTAATGAGAAAGGAACATACATAGTTATTCCTGTAAGTATTGTTATCTAGTTGACCAAATTGTCTCATCGCACTCCTCCAACATAAATCGATTTCATCATTTAGATTCCGAATCCTATTTCACTTGTTTACTGCCAGAGTTTTTGTAAACAGTGTAACGTAAACGCCcttgaaaacatgaaaagagCAATAGGTAGGTACAAGCGGAGGAAAAAACATATTCGTCCAAGAGAGCGTGTCTGTCCGTGTTCAGTTCACTGATCTAATACTACAATATCGCTAAAGCATGAAAAAATACAGTGGGAAAAACAAATAATAGGGATCCCCGTAGCGACAAATATCGTCCCTCAAGAAAAAAATTGGCTTTTGCAGAGGCAATAGAAATGCAAACTCATTCGTGTGTCCTTTACCCATTGGGCCGAAGTAAGAGCCAGAAAACATAGGCAGTAGCAGACATTTATTACAGAACAAGAAGACCTCAGCCTCTGTCTCCTTGTGCGTATTCGGAAAAAACACCATCAGGACCGCCAATCACTCATCCTTCCGCTCCTTTCGGCAATTCCCCCAACCTCACCCAAATTCTTGTTCCGCACACTCCCAAATCCTCCCTTTTCCCCTCAGATCCACACCCTAATCTATTCTTCCAACCCCTAAaacaagaaatttaaaacaCCATCGTAGTCATAATCATGGAGATACAAATACATTccaatattcatatatattatattattaatcaaatCAAAGTACATACATACAGGTTACAAAACACATCCAGCTTAGACTAATTGCCTGAATTAAAAGCAGATCTGGCAACTGAAATCTAAAAATCGCACCAAATAAAAGAAAGTGTCGAAAGCCGAAATTAGGTTTAGAAAAGGTAACACATCGAATGGATTACGGATTATAGATTATGGATAGCAGAATAATAAGGAATCATCTGGTTCTGTTATTGAAATTCATCTTCTCGTAGTAGCGAATGGAGAGAAGCGAAAGAGAGAGGTGAACCTCGTCCTTGCCCAAACGTAGGGGCTTCGATCGAATGACCTGGGGGATGGTGGGGCCCCAGGGAGAGGAGGAgcatgatgaagatgaggaagatgTCTGAGGCTTGGAAAGAGGGAAGAGATAAAGCGCGTGGAGGCGACGGAAGCCACCGAGAGCGAGAACTACGGATCGTAGCTGTTGTTCCCCACATCCAGTGTTCGCCCACTGCTTCGTGCAGATCAGTTCCCACAGCCTCTCGTCCTGCGCCGTCTTGTGCCACTGTTTGTTCACACACCCTGCCATCGCTAGGGTCCGCGCGTCCACGTGCTTCAAAACCTCAAACAGCAGGTTGTCGTCGAAACGCCCTAATCCCTCCACGTGATCCTCCTCATCCCCATCTTCTATCACCACCATCTTGGCCTTCTTCATCTTGGTCTCGTCATGGTGGACGGTGGCAGCGGACAGAAGTGGACGCTTCATCggtgagaaaaagaaagagaaagagggtTTTGTGGTTTGTGTGTGGGGGTGACAGAAAGTGAGGTGCTTGATGGAGGAGGAggaaaggagaaaaagagaaagagaataattaaataaatggaGGTGAGAAGATGACGGTAACGGAATTGAGAGGGTTGGGTTTTAGTGGGAAGAGAAGGGATGGAATAATGGGGCAGGTGAAGTAAAGGTTAAGGTTAGGGGGGTGCACCTGCTTTTGGTGGTTTTCGAAGACGacaaagagaaaaatgaatgcGTTTGGATTCTTTTATGTGATGGACAATTTTGTCCTCATCTTTCTGGCCTTGTCTTTATGTTCCCATTCGCCTTCTCAGAGGGGGAATCCATGAACTAATGAAATCaaagaaaagtaaagaaaagatAGTGGTCGCGGTGGTGGGTGGGTATGAATTAATGTATCCAAGCATTTATATTTCATAAGTGTGTAAATAAGAGATGCAAGTATGCACAGTGTGTCCATATCAagtaccttttttttttgtttttccttgaCTAATGAACTATTGAGAATGGTCATTTTTATACTACGATGATACAAATTTTTTGTGTGTAGACTGACATAGTGTTGCGAGGATACTACGGATGGAGCACTCGACGTGCCCTCCAAGTGCTGGATCAAGTTTTACCAAAGGTATTGTACCTAAAAAGAAACCATTCACATGACAGAACTCAATCAAAATTATGCATATCGTGTAGCTATTCTTCACTTTATCTGATGTTTGATTGCCTTACGCGTTAGTCTAAAATGGTGTATGGGTCAAAGAACACAGTTTCTTGAAATAATGCATGATCCTTTTCTGGTTCTTAATGTGATTTCCATGTGGGATATGTTGCTAACTTTATGCTCTCTCAATTCATTCTTGAATAATTCCTTTGATGTAGCCTATCATCCTTCCTAcgttatataatttgatttatggGACTTCCCAGGATGCTGCAACCCAACCTTCTCTTGTGATAGTTTATTTTGGAGGTAATGATTCCATGGGCCCTCATTTGTCTGGCCTAGGCCCTCATGTTCCTCTTCACGAATATATTGAAAACATGAGAAAGATTCTGATTCATATTCAGGTACTTCTGCAGCTATGTTAATCATTTGGTTCTTTTTCATAAGTGCACACTTCCTTTCAATAGAAACTGATATCCTCACTTCAAGACACAGAGCTCTAAATCTTGATTTTCTCAATATGAAGGCTAcaccatttatttttaaatgtgaagGTTTAggaaataaattgatatattgAAGAACCTTTTGTTGACAAACATAATGTAAATCAGATAAGAAAACCAGCCATCATCACATTGTTTTATATCTTGCTTATCCTTGGTTTTCTAAAGCTGGTCCTCCAATCATAacataaaattaacataaatcaACTATGCATTCGTATTCAGTTATGCAATTTAGTTTGCTTAAGAACGCCGGTTGCAGAATTAAGACGAAGAGGTGTCAAGAAAATATAGTCTGTGGACAATAATGGCCACCCTTTGAAATGGACTGCTTCTTGTTCTATTTCATATAATGTCTTTTCCACATATTACCAGATCAAATGAATCGGGTAAAgatgaaaagagaaaacaactaaaagaaaaaggatatctatgaaaaatctgaaaaatGATTTGCAGTTATGCAGGAATGCAGCAGATTGTAACTTCtataattgtaatttaatgTGAGAATATTGACTGTCAGGGTCTTTCTGAAAGGATACGGATCATTATCTCAGTTGTCCTCCTGTCAATAAGGAAAGAGTGCGTGGAAACACTAGGTAGCCtgaagatattttttctttcacattttcAATTCTGTAGCGTACTTATTCAGATAATTACTAAGTTcgattcttattttttatttccatttcTTAATCGGTGGAGTTCTTAGTGAGCTGGTAAGAACGAATGAATCGTGCCAAAGCTACTCAGAAGCTTGTATTAAGCTATGCAAGGAACTGGATGTCAAAGTTGTTGATCTTTTTAATGCATTACAGAAGAGAGATGACTGGAGGAATGCTTGTTTTACGTAAGTTTCATTACCTCTACgacttat
This sequence is a window from Vigna angularis cultivar LongXiaoDou No.4 chromosome 2, ASM1680809v1, whole genome shotgun sequence. Protein-coding genes within it:
- the LOC108329661 gene encoding F-box protein GID2 isoform X2, yielding MKRPLLSAATVHHDETKMKKAKMVVIEDGDEEDHVEGLGRFDDNLLFEVLKHVDARTLAMAGCVNKQWHKTAQDERLWELICTKQWANTGCGEQQLRSVVLALGGFRRLHALYLFPLSKPQTSSSSSSCSSSPWGPTIPQVIRSKPLRLGKDEGLEE
- the LOC108329661 gene encoding F-box protein GID2 isoform X1 — translated: MKRPLLSAATVHHDETKMKKAKMVVIEDGDEEDHVEGLGRFDDNLLFEVLKHVDARTLAMAGCVNKQWHKTAQDERLWELICTKQWANTGCGEQQLRSVVLALGGFRRLHALYLFPLSKPQTSSSSSSCSSSPWGPTIPQVIRSKPLRLGKDEVHLSLSLLSIRYYEKMNFNNRTR